CTTTCATGGTATTTTAGTTcgtttatgaaaaatatatggTACATTTTACTCTGTGAAATTGGAGTGTTCAATTATAagttattatatgataaatttatttaaaaaatttattttttttctttcatgatTATTGACGGGATATATGGAGATGATAGTTTAAATTACATCTAAATACTACacatcttttattttaaaatattaaaattttgatggaataaaaaaaaaaattaaaagagagaaaTATAGAATTGCACCTTAATTTAGAGGAAGAAAAGGCTCCTTtgattgtttcatttacttaagaattataaattttgtaaagaccttttttttttttcataatataatttgAGGACTTAATTGTACGATATACAAGTTATAAAGActatataaatagaaaataatatatgAGGACTAAAATggtataaaagtaaaaaaatgagAAGTTGATATTACacattttaaaaacaaacaaaagtaAGAGTTTGTTGTAAACTTCCTAAATCATGGAGGGCATTTTttctatgatttttcttttagtaataattagtatttattattattattattttaccaatataattaatatctttATTTGATCTAACATATCAAAATTGTGGTTGTAACTTAACATGCACTTATCACTTATGATTGATCCTCCCTAACTTCAAACTATAAAATTCACATGAAACTTACTAATATATctccaaatattattttaaaaaaaaaaacataataattatctagataagagaaatatatattttttaatataaaaataacgGAGTTACCGTCAACTTCTGGAAAGGGAGGTCATATCAATTACCATTTTGAACTTAGCTCACTTTGATAAGAGAAATATTCTAGTTGGAGTTTATAGTTAAGTAGATAAAAACATGCAATCCTTCCTAAAGTTGAAGATTCGATTTTCAACTTCAcgatattgtaattaaaaaaatatttaagacATAGTACATAAAATCATGTTCTAATCAGTCAAAATGAGAAGTAGAACTGTAGttgttaaaaaaatgatgactactaaaaaaaaattcaataatccTAAATCAAACTATAGATCAgtcaaattcaaataaattgaaaCTTTGTCGGTGATTTTAATGGATAGGAACTTgcttgttttaatatttcaatgttTCAAATAAATCTAACCTGCCAATCTTATATAGACTTTGAAGTATTTCAATATTTTGGTTTCtcacaaatttcaaaatctttGAAGTATATCAATTACTTGACATCTTAAATTAAGTACCCAAATTAGGATTAATTAGAAGCTTAAAAAATTGCATTAATCTTCTAGTTAAACTCAATAagattaattgaaaaaatttctaCTATGTTAGTATGGAAAATTTCATACTACTTTTATTCATTACTTGTCATAATagtaatatttaaaaatcatgTGTACgaagtaaataaataataaattaatattagattttttttccggCTAAGATGATATTAAGTTAAAGTCTCATTTTTATGATATAGTTGATGTCAAgatattacttttaaaaaatcattaaaaagcttctaaaaaactaaataaaactagtttaaagtttttttttgtttaaaaaaatagataaaaagtttctacaataataaaacaataattttaataCTTTTATATATTAACAATTTGTTTTTGCATAGTTAAAAAACAATTGAAatgtactttttctttttaaattggaCACTCAGATTTTTATGCTCtacgaaattaaaaaaaaataaaaattttgaatcttaaaaTCGAAAAATCCATTAatgagaatttaaaaaaaaaaaaaaaagaaaaagaaaagcttGAGTTACATTGCATCACTTGAATTTACCTTTTCCATATTtgaagtttttgaaaaataataataataaagaaagtaAGAAAATGCTCCTTTTCCCAAGGGAGAGAGAATAAGAAGAAGAtggctagttttttttttttttttttggtgccTATGTTCAATAATAGTGATGATTTTGAAGAtgatatttttccatttaattttgtattttgtttaattcattttttataacttttttataGTTCGTAAAATGAGCTTGATTCGATAATATTTTGTATGGtggaagttttttttatttcaaacgagaggccttttcttttcttttcttttcttttttcatttttttttgtgtgtatgTATCGTTGTTCAATTAGTAGagatgattttgaaaataatatttttgtatttaattttgtattttattccaTTCATTTTTATAACGATCATTTTATGCTTcgtaaaaataagtttaatttaacgataatttatatattttttttaaatgaagttTAATGTATATCCCACATTAttgtacaaattttttttatctcttttatgTTCCATTAAAAAATATCCAACTTACCACTATTACATTGAATTCAAAATCATTTGATTTATTTAGTTGGCAACTAGTTTGATTTCTTCCAACATAatcatttcaataaattattaaatcatTCCATATACCTCATATTCAACTTTTCCTTTCAAGTAGGAACTATACATATGGTTCACTAAAAGTTGGAAGAATactattgaaaaataaaaattttaataactcTTTAAAGATCAAAAACTatatttaaactctttagtttcttttaaaattgtatatAGAACCGATTTACATcataatttagggtttaaacaTGCTGAGCATGAATTTAATAATCGAAAAAACTTTTTTCTATCACTTTGTAAACAACGAGAAAGCaataacataaatttaaataaatgaaattattgttataattagaaaattaagtaTGGTTTATAATCTCGATATTGATATAATGAGTGAACCGACATCAACATTtctatcgatattttcataaaattgggACATTGATATTTCTATCGACATTCCCTTGGACGTTCCTATTAAATCAACATTTTAATCCACACAACGaaccaaaattttataaatgaatcaTATACTTTTTTAGTATCACTGTTTCTATGTCATGTTGATTaatcatataaataattatagtgataaaaaattaataagcaattaaagtaataaaaaaaggGTAAGGTAGTTCCAAGactttctttaaaatatatatataaagtagaAGTATTTGGAACTGTGTATAAAAAGACAATTTTGTgatgatataataaaaatgatcCATCGAAGAGACAGTTTGCTTTTTCTTTATTCAAATTGccttttaaaaatcaaatctatTAACTATCTAATGATATTATCTTTGAAGAGATGAGTTAATCCTTCATTTCGAAAGGATAATTTCATTAGAATATTAATGTAAAATCCAAGTTttcaagatacattatttttcaaaatatatatccATAATCTTATCCTTGTATAAAATTTaatcaatgaaaatttaaaacttattaGAGTTTTAACTTCATTGGATTAGATATCACATCCATAAACTAATCAGTTAATCACATAAAATTACACTAACCAAACACTCAAAATCCTATTACATaatcatgaaaaacacccaaaCTAAGACACAAGATTAAATAGGTAGAAAAGCCACCCACACtcaaaagataataataaaatattctaaatttaaatactaaCCCCTGTCAGTACGGATGGATCCGAAtccagtaaaaaaaaaaaaacatcaaattcatctattcttccaaaaagaatctctctctttttttccccacatttttcaccaaaaaaaccaaaaccaaaaactTTTATTTCTGCGATGAACACTAATTGATGGGAAAAAGACATGTGTCATATGTGAATTATATTCGATTTTTCCATTGGTGAAATGTTGATGCAAGAACGTCATCCTAAGAGCCGCAAGCTAAATGATACCGAGGGTTGCTATACAGTCCAAGAGAAAGAGATGATTGTGGTGGTACATTGCCTACAAACATGGAGGCACTACTTGTTAATAATAGGCTATCGTTGAACGATATTCGATTTCTCAGTGATTTTGTCGGCCGACCCCGGGGGTTTATTCGACCCATTCTCCAGTCTCCCGCACAGCTCAAGTAAGTGTGCAACTCCATACGAGAACCTCTTTCCCTTCTGCCCATTCTCTGTTCACATGGTTTTCAAAGTAGAGGAAGAAGAGTGGGCAGCAAGTACCACGAGCCCTCTGTCCACACACATCTATCTAGCAGCAAGTGTAGTTCACTAGTTCCACCGAATGCTCCCATCTCTCGACAAAGATCGTGAGTGTGCAATTATGCTTCAGATGCTTCGCCATAGAATAGATCAACCCAGTTCCCGTTCTTTTCCGGTGCACTCGCTTTATATCTCCGACACACAAGGAAGGACGCGGTGGGAAGAAAGCAGCCCTAGCCTCTGTCCGGCCGATCATTCCGCTGGCATCTTGCATTCACGCCTCCGTTTGACTATCGCTTGGGGATGTAGTTGTAGATACGTTAGTCTTAGTGGGTCGTTGGCTCCACCTGTTATCTCCTTCTACGACATGCTGTTGTCGTCGCCATATTCCATATGTAACTTAGTCATCTACGGGTCAACACCTCCGAAAGAATCTTTTATACCATTCCCGTGGATGCCATGTTATCCGAAGTCCCAACATCAATGATCATCTTTAGCAAGGTACTTTTAAAATGCAAATATTTTGACTCCttcgattttcatttttctctttctattttgtattgatttttttttaacatggcattccatttattaattttctttaaatgtagctataaattaatattaaatagttTCTATTGTGaataaaatttatgttaaaaaattttGCAGTTAGAAATCAAAAGAGTTACTTTCTATAAGTATGACGACTAAAATAaaccttttaaaaatatatggactaaaacaaaccaaatcttattcataaaaccaatattcaaaattaagcTAAAAGTACAAAACCCTCGTGAAAGGATTAATTTCAGTCTCATCTAGTAATAAGATTACTTACTAGTAacaaaaaatcttttaaaaatgtttgaCTTAAGAGTATGAGTTTGAGAGAAATAAACTCCACTTATTGTTTGACTAATTGACTTAAAAGAATTCTTAGACCCACAATTAAAAAGAATCAATTTCACAATTTATCCACGCTAAATCCATTGGTAGAATTAATTTCACCATTAAAGATCAAAATTGATCCAATTGAGCaagaaaaaaacattgaaattagatactattaaaatattataatcgaaataaaagagatgaaaCAAAGCGTGCAAAGTGGCAATAATACAAGAATGTGGATCCAGAAAGGTGGTGCCTTTCTTTTGTGAATGGGGGCACAGTATCTCAATCCCAATATGTGGACTTTCTCTCCCCCACTAAATTTTATACCAAAACATTAACTATATTCAACTACCACACAAATTCAAATTCCGTCCActtgtatttataaatttaattcattttagtttttacgCTCTTAAAAATTATCCATTCATAAAAAGTACTAGAACTAAAATGAGTTCATCATGATAAAATGAAGTAATagtattaaaaaagaaaaagaaaaggaaaaaaaggggtGTGGGCCTGCCCTTCACCCTTATCTCATCCATAGCCCACTCTTATGCCTTTTCCTCACCAATAATTCAATCATGCACTTCTGTTCTCtcacttttcttcttttggaGGTTGGGATTTTGTATTCATGTGAAAATATTGTCATACAACGCAAAAGCACACTATAACTCTACATACATTGGAATTTTGTTCATTCTTGCCAATACCGGAGAGCTTTCTTTTTATAAACAGATGCATACAGTGATTTTTGAAAGACCATATCTAAAAGTACTTCAGTTAcacatttcaattatatgttttttttccccttacaCGAGACCTGTAGTTGTATTTACAAATAACTCGTACTCAACAGGCCCATTTAAATTGAACATAGATGATATAAACAATGGTGGGAGAAACGTACTTCCAAATTGGATGAGTGGCTTGGCTTCTTCATCATGCAGTGAAGCCCTTGTGCAGAGAGCTCCATGGGCCCGGAGGGACACTCATGCAAGCTTGCGCCGATGCCTCTGCCATCTGCTCCTTGCTGATTCCAGCGTTGCATAGGTTTGCAAAGGATCTCATGTGTTTCATTCCGTACTGGGAGAGAGATCCACAGCGTGCCTCAAAGCTCCTAACCTGTATGTATCAAATCATTTCAGAATCAACTGATTTATACTGAATAAAAACATAACTAAATGTCATAGATGGCTTTAATGAAACGGTTGTTTCAGTCTCTTTGCCATGAGCCATCaagaaagaaacaagaaataggagTATCCAATTATATTGAAACTATACCATATTCTTAAGACAGTCCCAGTCATCAACAAGGGGTCGTCCTGTGGGACGGATGGCATTAAGCACCTCAGGACCTTTTTCAATTCCAAATAACAGCTTTCCGATTAGCTTCACGCTGTTATCGATATGAACTCTATGGGACATTGCTTCCACAAACTTCTTTTGAGCTACGACTTTCTTGAGGGAGCCTTCTGGAGCTTTACGAAACTAAGATCAACATGCATGGAGGGGGTGAGAGGGTGTCCAATGATGTCCAAACCAAAATTTCAAGCAAGAAAAAGTCCAATATAAAATACTACAATGCCTATATTAGAGAGATGATAAGTGTAGTATTTAAATTGCCGTTGAAGTCTCAAGATTTAAATCTAACGCATAACAAGAATGCTTTATTCTCACTATTCAGAACAGgaaatattatcaatttggTAATTCTCAAAATCTCTCTTATTTACGAGATACACTAGTATACCAGacaagattcaaatattatcaatttgaaaatggaaaaagaagaaactaaCCTTCTCCCAAAAGTGGACCAGATCAGCGTCACGCTGGTTGGTGACTTTTGTAGCTGGCCTCAAGGAGTTTTCCTCGACAAAAGTGTTGTTCTCATTCGCAGGATCAGTACCCAGATATGAGAACAAAGCGTTCTTGTTGAGCGTTAGGTCACCATATTGCATGACATGGGAACCATATACATTATCGCTACTTAGCGTCCTTTTCTTCACCTGAAGAAACCATCAGTTTAAATCATATCAAACAAGCATAAAGGGAATTTTTTTCGTCTTGATAAACATACACTGAAACGTCCTTTAGACTTAATTGTACAATTAGTACATTTATGGAAGGACGAAAGTTtctagaagaaaattttcatttttaataacCAAATTTAAACTTAGGAAGTTGATTTCTCCCAAAATGGTGGTCCATGGGTTCTTACCAGTTCATATTGCTGGCGTAAAGTTTCTGTCTTCAAATTATGATTATCACTGTTTACAGCACGAAAGTAAAAACCATGAGTTTCGGAATAAAATAAACCACATCCTACCTAAATTGTTCAAAAtcaattacataaataatatccGCACAGTTTAAGCTTTTGGGTTTGGTTCCTTATTTGAACAGCAGTAGTCTGCTTTTGGATCTAATAATTTATGAGATTCATTCATCGACTTGACAGAACACTAGACACCAGAAGTGTAGTGGTGCAGAACATATAACAATGAGAACTGAGAAACGGAAAATTGCCCAATACAGAAGTTGCACGCGACAAAAACATTACCTTTCGATACTGATATCATTTTCTTTtactaataaattaaaaataataacaatagaGACAATCAGACAAGTTCgttattattatcttttacCTGTCTTCCAACCAAGCAACACTGTACAAGTCACCCAAGCAAGTATCATACTCTGGTGGAGGACTAGGATAATCCCCTGGACAGTAAGTACCCCAACTGCTCTCATAAGCATTTGATGCAGTCGTTGTATAAATGTTCAAACCTTCAGGAAGAAGGCCTTCAAAGATACTTCCTGATTCACAAGCTTCGAGATAGAATACCTACAATATTACTTATAGTCCCATTAGATAAGGTAACATTCTAAGGACAGATGCAGTCTCAAGCAATGAACAGTACAACAATATACCAGACTTTTGTAGGATCCAGAAGCGTGCTTCTTCTTTAGAACTTCATTAAGATCGTCAGCATAAATATAGGGATAAGTAGGCATCCCTGAACAAAATATATAAGAGATGAGAAATTTGCTATCCATCAAGTAAGAAGACTAGTTAGAGAAATCTAACATAAGTTTACTTTTGATCAATGTTTTTACaacaataatactaataataatgaGTGTTTCCTAGGCAAAATGAGGCTGTGCTATCAGCCTCAAGTCAAAGCACGCTTTTTAAGATTGAATGTTGGCTGCCTGCCTTTAAAAGAAAATGCAGAAATGTAAACTAACCATGATATTGCTAGTAGATATATCAAGCACATCAAACAACAAACGTATCCAAAGAGATGATTGCCTGATAAACATGGTAGGTCACCTCAAATGGTATGCGAATTACACAGAAGCAAGCTACTCACCGAGCACACCAGGACCACCATGATCACTGTAGTATATGAAAATATGATCATTAGGGCCACTGTCAACAACCTTCCCGCTACCCCCTGTAAGAGCAGTTCTGTTTCCAAGAATGGCAGCAAAGAAGTTGTTCACGTTAACATCTTCACCAGTGTAATCCTGCCATGGCCAAAATGTATGGTACATAAGAAGCTACAATCAAATGAATCAGGTGTAAAATTAGCATCCATAAAgcaatgaaaaaaagaaaaccttcGGGACTCCATGATAAACATCAGAACCCTTTGGATGGTTGATGATGACCCCAGGTCTTGGGTTCTCTGGATTGAAGGCAATGTCATCGTACATGAAAACTATGATGTTCTCTTCTTTTAGCCCATTTTTCCGCAGCAGTTGATAAGCATGGCAGATATCGGCCTGGTGGAAAATGAGTTCATCATTCTCTGAGtcttttcaaataattaaaccATCAACAACACTCACTTAATAGAACAAGGTTGAGAGCAGAATAGTTGCAATATTATCTTATCTCGTTCATACtgatcttcatgtttttttagtacaacataGGAATTTGAACCTTCAACCTCAAGTGAGGAATTACATGTCAATTATTGTTGAGACTATACTCACTTTGACATACTGATCATTGTGTCACTAAAATAATTAGCTCGGAAAATTGCCAAACATTAGAGAGCTCCATGAAAAACCCACGAGGTTACTACCTACTGGGGCACCCCCACATAATttctcattttccttttctGGCGTTGAGCACCTAGACTTCGTTGACTTGcactaaaaaaaattcttaatcaTATCTCTACTCTCTCCTTTGAATTGTAAGTTCAATTACTGGTTGTGTTTATAGCTCTTCTTACTTTCTCCAGAAGAGTCGTAAGTTCTTTTTCGGAAAACAAACGAtttaatggatgaatgaaataattaaatagaTTCAAAAGGGCACATTACAGGaagtagaaaatatttctcCAATTTAGTACAGGGAAATTTAAGCTATGACTATTATGGATTTGTACGTTTTTACATCCAAATAAAGCATTGAAAATAACATGtgaaaaattttgtttcttgttaaaaaaatgtcacctagaagcatttttttttttttaacaagaaacaaaacTTTCACAAGTGCCTTGAAATAAACTTTTGCAGTTAAGCCTCAAACCCTCAGTTACTCGTTCAACATAACAATTCCAAACAAGGAAACTTTGTCCGATAGCAGCTACAGGTTCTATAACGTGGTAATTCTTTACCAACGTACAAAATTTATATCGATCACAACTGGTAGCAACGGCAAAAGGCAGGGCATCGAAAAAACTATGTTCTTTGAGAATTTCAGCTCtatttttaacaattataaCAGCAACAAAATATTGAGTAAATTGGACGGctgattttcaaaaaaaaaaaaaacaaaaaacaaaaaacaaaaacaaaagccCTACGAGTATAtgtattgagaaaaaaaatcgaAACAGATAAGAACTGCTACAATTTCTTATTCGGAAAACTTAAAAATTCGAGCAATCAAAATGGTCAACAACGAAGAACAAACACCAAAAGAATGCAGACTTAGTTTAGATGGAAAGAGTATTCGATCGCATACTAAGAAACATCACTGATGCTAAGCTTCGAGGTTAAACATTAAAGCAGTGCAAAAATAGATCAGACAACGATCGGCAACAGAGACAATACACACAGAAGTTTTGGGGAAAAAGTAAGAAATACGAACACGAAAACGCCAATCAATCACAAAGGTCAATATCAAAACACAACAAAAATTTGTAATTCCAAGAAAAATGAATTCAAGTCAGTGCAACTTATCAAATGTAAGAAAAAATAACCTGGTGCCTGTAATTCCAGTATCCATTCGAACCGGCGATCAAAACAGCCCATCTCGTCCCCACGGAGTCCTCGTCGCTAGAGTCGGAGGCGGCTCCGCGAAAAAAATTCAATGCCTCGGACGGCAAACGGAGAAAATCGCCGGGAAGGTCCCGGCCACCGGATGCCAGACCGATTACGGCAAGGaataagagaaagagtaaaACTCCGGTGGGGATTCGGGCCATAAAGTTGCCGGGAAACTTGGGCTACACGATTGCTATGGAACGATGATTACAAATTCACTcgtaaaatcaatatataaaaaaatggaatttttctGGCAGTTCTACGAAAAGACTCAATTGCCCTCACTTATGGCATCAAATCCTGACCCTACACGTGTATAGATAACAGGTCATTTTCTAAACTGTATTTTTTCAACTTTAATGTGGTGCAAGTTGAAGTTGATAGGGAAGGGTGGACCCCAGCTTCAGGTAGGGACTAACTAATAGAAAATATCAATATTAGCCAAGATTCCTTCACGGATCTCCGTGGAATCTTATTaatttcagatttttttttttcttttgaaaattaaaattaagattcatgaataaatttaaaatttagatgttgaagttatattttatcaaattggttaaataataataatattaaatttcatacaataaaaaataatataagaacatcttttttaattttaaagtaaaaaatgttaataaataataaaaaataaaaatcaacaataaactaatagTTGC
This genomic window from Benincasa hispida cultivar B227 chromosome 4, ASM972705v1, whole genome shotgun sequence contains:
- the LOC120076075 gene encoding LOW QUALITY PROTEIN: uncharacterized protein LOC120076075 (The sequence of the model RefSeq protein was modified relative to this genomic sequence to represent the inferred CDS: inserted 2 bases in 1 codon; deleted 3 bases in 2 codons; substituted 1 base at 1 genomic stop codon), whose amino-acid sequence is MEALLVNNRLSLNDIRFLSDFVGRPRGFIRPILQSPAQLNRGRRVGSKYHEPSVTHIYLAASVVHXFHRMLPSLDKDRXSVQLCFRCFARIDQPSSRSFPVHSLYISDTQGRTRWEESSPSLCPADHSAGILHSRLRLTIAWGCSCRYVSLSGSLAPPVISFYDMLLSSPYSICNLVIYGSTPPKESFIPFPWMPCYPKSQHQ
- the LOC120075472 gene encoding vacuolar-processing enzyme codes for the protein MARIPTGVLLFLLFLAVIGLASGGRDLPGDFLRLPSEALNFFRGAASDSSDEDSVGTRWAVLIAGSNGYWNYRHQADICHAYQLLRKNGLKEENIIVFMYDDIAFNPENPRPGVIINHPKGSDVYHGVPKDYTGEDVNVNNFFAAILGNRTALTGGSGKVVDSGPNDHIFIYYSDHGGPGVLGMPTYPYIYADDLNEVLKKKHASGSYKSLVFYLEACESGSIFEGLLPEGLNIYTTTASNAYESSWGTYCPGDYPSPPPEYDTCLGDLYSVAWLEDSDNHNLKTETLRQQYELVKKRTLSSDNVYGSHVMQYGDLTLNKNALFSYLGTDPANENNTFVEENSLRPATKVTNQRDADLVHFWEKFRKAPEGSLKKVVAQKKFVEAMSHRVHIDNSVKLIGKLLFGIEKGPEVLNAIRPTGRPLVDDWDCLKNMVRSFEARCGSLSQYGMKHMRSFANLCNAGISKEQMAEASAQACMSVPPGPWSSLHKGFTA